The Clostridium aceticum genomic interval TTTAAGAACAGAGACTGAAAGACCGGAGGCGGTAGAGGCAGGTACTGTTAAGGTGGTAGGAGTAGAAAAACAACGAATCGTGGAGGAAGTAAGTAAGTTATTGTCGAACTCCTCGGAGTATCTGCAGATGGAAGCTGCTGTAAACCCTTATGGAGATGGCAGGGCTTGTGAAAGAATCGTTAAAGCATTAAAGGACTATTTTAAACTTTCTTAAGTAATTTCCTAATAAAACCATAGAAGTCTAGAAGGAATTTTCGGGCTAAATATAGAAATAATCACTTAGGCTCAAAAAACTTTTCAGCCGATTGTTAAGCATTTATCAAGAAGTGACGAGCTTAACATAAAAAATATGGAAGTTTTTTAAAACAACATCTTTTCATGTGAAAAGTTTGTGATATAATAAGTAATTATATCCATGCATAAACTTTCAACAGAGATGTATTTTGTAGAAAACTTAGCAAATGAAGTCGAAAAATTGTGAGGCGAAAAAATGTCGACGCAAAAGGGAAAAGGAAATCTACTAGAAAATCTTGCGCTTATAAGCCAAGTAGGTATATCCATGATCGTACCTATAATTGGAGGTCTTTATGCAGGCAGATGGATAGACACTAAGATAGGGACACAGCCGATATTTTTATTTATCTTTATTGTGATGGGGGTAGGGGCTGCTTTTGTCAACCTCTTTAAAATTACAACGAAGGATGTCAAAAAGAACAAAAGGAAGTGATGGCATGGACGGTATATGGGATACGCAGTTGAAAATTATCAAAGGTGTCCTAATAGTAAATGGGATCATAGGAGCTGTAGCAGTTTTTATAGCGAAGCCTCCAATGCCTTTTCTAACAGGATTAGTGTTTGGCACCATCATTGCCTTACTTAACTTTAGACTACTTTCTCTTACACTAAATAAGGCAGTGAAAATGCAACCTCATCAGGCGAGAGCCTATGCTGCATCTAGGTATATCCTTCGCTATATTATCATAGGGATGGTTTTATACATATCAGTCAAAGCGGAACATATTCATGCACTGGGAACGATTGCCGGTATAATCACATTGAAATTTGTTGTACTGCAAAAAGAATTGTTTAATAATAAACAATATTTTAAAAATATATTCAAAAGAAAGGAGGCAGAATAAATGGAGTTTGGCCCAAAAGTCTTGTTTGAACTTCCCTTTTTAGGTGGGATTCCTATCACAGAAACTGTAGTCAACACATGGATCATCATGATTGTGCTTACAGTGTTTGCCGTCATTGGCGGCAAAGGTTTTAAAAAGATACCTAAAGGGAAACAAAATGTCGTAGAAGTCATAGTAGATGCTATCAACAATCTGACAATGCAGACGATGGGGAAAGACAAAAAAGCTTTTGCTAGCTATATGGGAAGCTTGTTCTTTCTATTATTGTTTGCCAACCTATTAGGTCTTTTAGGACTCAGACCCCCGACAGCTGATATGAACACAACCTTTGCACTAGCTATTTTAACATTCATCATCATTCACAGTTCTGGGGTAAAAAGAAAGGGTCTTGGTTACTTTAAAGGATTTTTAGAACCTTTTCCTTTATTGTTACCAATGAACATTATCTCAGAAATAGCTACACCAATATCTCTTTCTTTCCGTCTGTTTGGTAACATTGTAGGCGGACTGATCATTATGTCCTTGCTGTATGGCGGCTTAATAGGCATTAGTAGTATGGTGGGATTAGGAGCATTCCCAATCTTCCAAGCTGGGATTCCAGTGGTGTTTCATCTGTACTTTGATGTTTTTGCAGGTGTACTGCAAACCTTTATCTTCATGATGTTATCAATGGTATTTATTTCAATCGCAATGGATTAATGTGCTTTGCCACCTAAGGGAGGTGAAACTTTGGAAAACACAAACTTTATTATGATGTTTTTAGAATGGCTGATGTCTTTTGATCGCAGGGCCATCATCTTAGCAGCTTCTGCTATAGGTGCAGGACTTGCAATGATTGCAGGTATTGGTCCAGGGGTAGGGCAAGGCTATGCTGCCGGTAAGGGAGCAGAAGCCGTAAGCTATAACCCTAAAAGCTCAAAGCAAGCTACAATGATTATGCTGCTGGGGGCAGCGGTGGCGGAAACTTCGGGGATCTTATCTCTAGTTATTGCTCTAATTATGTTGTTTGCTAACCCATTAGTAAACCTACAAGGATCAGCGATTGTTGTTGCAGCCTCAGCCATTGGTGCAGGACTTTCTATGATCGCAGGTATTGGACCTGGTATAGGTCAAGGTTATGCTGCAGGTAAAGGAACTGAAATGGTAGGAAAAAGACCTAGACATCAATCTGCTGTTGTAAGAGCTATGTTTTTAGGTCAGGCGGTAGCTCAGACCACTGGTATTTATGCTATGATCATAGCATTAGTGCTGATGTTTGCTAACCCGCTTATAGGATTGCTTTAAGATTACATTTAGAGGTTTGACGCAATTACGATTGTATACTGTATAGTAAATTATGGGGTGAGAATCAAAAGTTTTTAAAAGTTTTGAGGGGTTATTTATTTGACGGTTTATTTAAATTTTAAATCTAAAAAATTATTATTTTTGAAGGAGGAATTTACATTATGGAACCAATTACAGGTAGAGCATTAGTATTAGCAGCTTCAGCTATAGGAGCAGGATTAGCGATGATCGCAGGTATCGGACCTGGTATAGGTCAGGGGTATGCCGCTGGTAAAGGTGCAGAAGGGGTAGGAAGACAACCAGAAGCTCAAGCAGATATCGTTAGAACAATGTTACTAGGTGCAGCGGTTGCGGAAACAACTGGTATCTACGGATTAATTATTGCTTTAATCCTATTATTTGCAAATCCACTGATCAACCTATTGTAGTGAAAAGAGGTTTTTCAACCTCTCAAGCCATAGAAAGGAGGCAATAAACGATGCAACAAGGATTAGTGGAATTTGGATGGACCTTTATTTTCCAGATAGTGAATACACTTATTATATTTTTAGTCCTTAGACGTTTCTTATTTAAGCCTACAACGGAATTTATGGAAAATAGAACAAAAAGTATAGAGGATGCCATCGAAGAGGCAACCACAAAAAATAAAGAAGCAGAAGAAATCAAGGCACAATATGAAGTAAAGTTAGATAATATCAAAGACGAAAGAAACCAAATCATCAAGGAAGCTACAAAGCGTGCTGATGAAAAAGGCGATGAGATTATCAAGGCTGCTCAAGCAGAGGCTCAAAAAATTATAGAAAAAGGGCAACAAGACATTCAAAGAGAAAAACAAAAGACATTAAACGAATTAAAAGATCAAATCTCTACATTGGCGATTATGGCAGCTTCTAAGGTGATCGAAGAAGAGTTAAATGAAAAGGCTCACAAAAAGATGATCGAACAATTTATTAAAGAGGTAGGGGAAACACAATGGCAGAACTAATAGCAAAAAAATATGCCAAGGCCCTATTTGAAGTTGCTCAAGAAGATAATACGCTTCAGCCTATTAGAGAAGAATTAGCTTTTATTCAAGCAGCATTAGAGGAGAATCAAGATTTTAAAAAATTACTACATACTCCCTTAATTACGTCTAATGAGAAGAAGGAAATTGTTAAAAACGTTTTCAAAGAAAAAGTAAGCACTGAAATGCTGAACTTTCTTTATATTCTTGTAGATAAGGGAAGAGCTAATCATTTCGAAGAGATTGTAAAAGAATTTAACATGATGGCGGACGCTTCTAAAAATATGGTGGAGGCTGTTGCAGTAACAGCAATACCCCTTAATAAGGAAAGATTGCAAAAATTGCAGGTGCAGCTTTCCATGGCTTCAGGTAAAAATGTTAAATTAAACAATGAAGTAGATGAAAATGTGATTGGTGGTGTCCTCATAAAGATGGGGGACAAGGTAATAGATGGAACATTAAAAAGTCGACTTGGACATTTGAAGCAGCAGTTGTCGCAAGTTATATTATAGGAATAGGGGTGATAGTCAGATGAATCTCAGACCTGAAGAGATAAGCTCGGTAATTAAAGAGCAAATTAAAAGATACGAAAACAAACTTGAGATGAAGGACGTTGGAACTGTTATTCAGGTTGGTGATGGGATAGCAAGGATTCATGGTCTAGAAAAATGTATGGCTGGAGAACTTTTACAGTTTCCTGGTGAAGTTTACGGAATGACACTTAACCTAGAGGAAGACAACGTAGGATGCGTTCTTTTAGGTTCAGATGATAATATCAAAGAGGGTGACATGGTAAAGCGTACCGAAAGAATTGTAGAGGTACCTGTAGGAGATGCCCTTCTAGGTCGTGTTGTAAACGCTTTA includes:
- a CDS encoding AtpZ/AtpI family protein, whose product is MSTQKGKGNLLENLALISQVGISMIVPIIGGLYAGRWIDTKIGTQPIFLFIFIVMGVGAAFVNLFKITTKDVKKNKRK
- a CDS encoding ATP synthase subunit I, with product MDGIWDTQLKIIKGVLIVNGIIGAVAVFIAKPPMPFLTGLVFGTIIALLNFRLLSLTLNKAVKMQPHQARAYAASRYILRYIIIGMVLYISVKAEHIHALGTIAGIITLKFVVLQKELFNNKQYFKNIFKRKEAE
- the atpB gene encoding F0F1 ATP synthase subunit A, coding for MEFGPKVLFELPFLGGIPITETVVNTWIIMIVLTVFAVIGGKGFKKIPKGKQNVVEVIVDAINNLTMQTMGKDKKAFASYMGSLFFLLLFANLLGLLGLRPPTADMNTTFALAILTFIIIHSSGVKRKGLGYFKGFLEPFPLLLPMNIISEIATPISLSFRLFGNIVGGLIIMSLLYGGLIGISSMVGLGAFPIFQAGIPVVFHLYFDVFAGVLQTFIFMMLSMVFISIAMD
- the atpE gene encoding ATP synthase F0 subunit C, yielding MENTNFIMMFLEWLMSFDRRAIILAASAIGAGLAMIAGIGPGVGQGYAAGKGAEAVSYNPKSSKQATMIMLLGAAVAETSGILSLVIALIMLFANPLVNLQGSAIVVAASAIGAGLSMIAGIGPGIGQGYAAGKGTEMVGKRPRHQSAVVRAMFLGQAVAQTTGIYAMIIALVLMFANPLIGLL
- the atpE gene encoding ATP synthase F0 subunit C codes for the protein MEPITGRALVLAASAIGAGLAMIAGIGPGIGQGYAAGKGAEGVGRQPEAQADIVRTMLLGAAVAETTGIYGLIIALILLFANPLINLL
- the atpF gene encoding F0F1 ATP synthase subunit B, with the protein product MQQGLVEFGWTFIFQIVNTLIIFLVLRRFLFKPTTEFMENRTKSIEDAIEEATTKNKEAEEIKAQYEVKLDNIKDERNQIIKEATKRADEKGDEIIKAAQAEAQKIIEKGQQDIQREKQKTLNELKDQISTLAIMAASKVIEEELNEKAHKKMIEQFIKEVGETQWQN
- a CDS encoding F0F1 ATP synthase subunit delta; amino-acid sequence: MAELIAKKYAKALFEVAQEDNTLQPIREELAFIQAALEENQDFKKLLHTPLITSNEKKEIVKNVFKEKVSTEMLNFLYILVDKGRANHFEEIVKEFNMMADASKNMVEAVAVTAIPLNKERLQKLQVQLSMASGKNVKLNNEVDENVIGGVLIKMGDKVIDGTLKSRLGHLKQQLSQVIL